A genomic stretch from Campylobacter lari subsp. concheus includes:
- a CDS encoding major outer membrane protein, translated as MKLVKLSLVAALAAGAFSAANAVSLEEAIKDVDVSGMFRYRFESDRMDIGNNQTTGGYNNPGNSNNTHKFKSQLNFKAALDDNFKAFVQFQYSTSELGYGNVKDENGEIAKKVGTNTHDTFAVNQAYLEYTNEAYATNVIFGKMEINSIWTDDAVGTGAKVLNNSIEGLTFAGYWFDSFNDEDDGDFGGTKLNNSSLYGAAVLGDFDPFAFQLWAAYSANNAFLYAVDASYKFAFNDMNFKIQGQYLGNSLDSDFEKFYSNNVDNGNFYAAKFSGDISAFDFQAGVVGYGEKDKETLVTLEDLGRVIAPGKQIFYSEGSDLRGDMGENFFYFAGLGYTFAETLRVGFDYIGGKSEQVGYDIDKYEMVGSVSYAYSPKLTFSGFYSYLNEDLNKQGVNDRDDQYIRLEALYKF; from the coding sequence ATGAAACTAGTTAAACTTAGTTTAGTAGCAGCTTTAGCTGCAGGTGCTTTTTCAGCAGCTAACGCTGTTTCACTTGAAGAAGCAATAAAAGATGTTGATGTATCAGGTATGTTCAGATACAGATTTGAATCTGATAGAATGGATATTGGGAATAATCAAACTACTGGCGGTTATAATAATCCTGGTAATAGCAACAACACACACAAGTTTAAATCTCAATTAAACTTCAAAGCAGCTTTAGATGATAACTTTAAAGCTTTTGTTCAATTCCAATACAGCACTAGTGAATTAGGCTATGGTAATGTAAAAGATGAAAATGGTGAAATTGCTAAAAAAGTTGGAACAAACACTCACGACACTTTTGCTGTTAACCAAGCTTACTTAGAATACACTAATGAAGCTTATGCTACAAATGTAATTTTCGGTAAAATGGAAATTAATTCTATTTGGACTGATGATGCAGTAGGTACAGGAGCTAAAGTTCTTAACAATTCTATCGAAGGTTTAACTTTTGCTGGTTATTGGTTTGATAGCTTCAATGATGAAGATGATGGTGATTTCGGTGGTACTAAATTAAATAATTCATCTTTATATGGTGCTGCTGTATTAGGTGATTTTGATCCATTTGCTTTCCAATTATGGGCTGCTTATTCAGCAAATAACGCATTCTTATATGCAGTAGATGCTAGCTATAAATTTGCATTTAATGATATGAATTTCAAAATCCAAGGTCAATATTTAGGAAATAGCTTAGACAGCGATTTTGAAAAATTCTATAGTAATAATGTAGATAATGGTAACTTCTATGCAGCTAAATTCAGTGGTGATATCTCTGCATTTGATTTCCAAGCCGGTGTAGTTGGTTATGGTGAAAAAGATAAAGAAACTCTTGTAACTTTAGAAGATTTAGGTAGAGTTATTGCTCCAGGCAAACAAATTTTCTATTCTGAAGGTAGCGATTTAAGAGGTGATATGGGTGAAAACTTCTTCTACTTTGCAGGTTTAGGTTATACTTTTGCTGAAACTTTAAGAGTGGGATTTGACTATATTGGTGGTAAATCTGAACAAGTTGGCTATGATATAGATAAATACGAAATGGTTGGAAGCGTATCTTATGCTTATAGTCCAAAACTTACATTTAGTGGATTCTATTCTTACCTAAATGAAGACTTAAATAAACAAGGTGTTAATGATAGAGATGATCAATATATCAGACTTGAAGCTCTATACAAATTCTAA
- the rplA gene encoding 50S ribosomal protein L1, producing the protein MSKNTKRFTELLKKIDSNKNYLMDEAVSTVKTLASAKFDETVEIALKLNVDPRHADQMVRGSVVLPCGTGKKVRVAVIAKDAKADEAKNAGADIVGSDDLVEEIQKGNMNFDVLIATPNLMGLVGKVGRILGPKGLMPNPKTGTVTMDVAQAVNNAKNGQVNFRVDKQGNIHAGLGKVSFTQEQLKENMTAFVKAINKHKPAAAKGRYIKNASLSLTMSPSLSLDTQELLDTK; encoded by the coding sequence ATGTCTAAAAATACTAAAAGATTTACAGAATTATTAAAAAAAATAGATTCAAATAAAAACTATTTAATGGATGAGGCAGTAAGTACAGTAAAAACTCTTGCTTCTGCTAAATTTGATGAAACAGTTGAAATTGCTTTAAAACTAAATGTTGATCCAAGACATGCAGATCAAATGGTAAGAGGTAGTGTTGTTTTACCTTGTGGTACAGGTAAAAAAGTTCGTGTTGCTGTTATTGCAAAAGATGCAAAAGCTGATGAAGCGAAAAATGCAGGTGCTGATATTGTTGGTAGTGATGATTTAGTAGAAGAAATTCAAAAAGGTAATATGAATTTTGATGTTTTAATTGCTACGCCAAATTTAATGGGTCTAGTAGGTAAAGTGGGTCGTATTTTAGGACCTAAAGGTTTGATGCCAAATCCCAAAACAGGTACAGTAACAATGGATGTTGCTCAAGCTGTTAATAATGCTAAAAATGGACAAGTTAATTTCCGTGTTGATAAACAAGGAAACATCCATGCAGGCTTAGGTAAAGTTAGTTTTACCCAAGAGCAATTAAAAGAAAATATGACAGCATTTGTGAAAGCTATTAATAAGCATAAACCAGCTGCTGCAAAAGGAAGATATATTAAAAATGCTAGTCTTTCTTTAACTATGAGTCCTTCTCTTTCTCTTGATACTCAAGAATTACTTGATACAAAATAA
- the secE gene encoding preprotein translocase subunit SecE: MEKLITYFKLSKAELGKVIWPLKEQVRNAYITVFVVVTVVSLFLALVDLIMSFSLSKIIG; encoded by the coding sequence ATGGAAAAACTAATAACTTATTTTAAATTGTCAAAAGCTGAATTAGGAAAAGTGATTTGGCCTTTGAAAGAGCAAGTTAGAAATGCTTATATTACAGTTTTTGTAGTTGTTACTGTTGTTTCATTATTTTTAGCATTGGTTGATTTGATTATGTCATTTTCATTATCTAAGATTATAGGATAA
- the tuf gene encoding elongation factor Tu has translation MAKEKFSRNKPHVNIGTIGHVDHGKTTLTAAISAVLSRRGLAELKDYDNIDNAPEEKERGITIATSHIEYETENRHYAHVDCPGHADYVKNMITGAAQMDGAILVVSAADGPMPQTREHILLSRQVGVPYIVVFMNKADMVDDAELLELVEMEIRELLSSYDFPGDDTPIISGSALQALEEAKAGQDGEWSKKILDLMAAVDEYIPTPARDTDKDFLMPIEDVFSISGRGTVVTGRIEKGIVKVGDTIEIVGIRETQSTTVTGVEMFRKEMDQGEAGDNVGVLLRGTKKEDVLRGMVLAKPKSITPHTDFEAEVYILNKDEGGRHTPFFNNYRPQFYVRTTDVTGSIQLAEGVEMVMPGDNVRITVSLIAPVALEEGTRFAIREGGRTVGSGVVSKIIK, from the coding sequence ATGGCTAAAGAAAAATTTTCACGTAATAAGCCTCACGTAAATATTGGTACTATTGGTCACGTTGACCACGGTAAAACTACTTTAACAGCTGCTATCTCTGCTGTTCTTTCAAGAAGAGGTTTGGCTGAGCTTAAAGATTATGATAATATCGATAACGCTCCTGAAGAAAAAGAGCGTGGTATTACTATTGCTACTTCTCACATTGAGTATGAAACAGAAAATCGTCACTATGCTCACGTAGATTGCCCAGGTCACGCTGACTATGTTAAAAACATGATTACTGGTGCTGCTCAAATGGACGGTGCTATTCTTGTTGTTTCTGCAGCAGATGGTCCAATGCCACAAACTAGAGAGCATATCTTACTTTCTCGTCAAGTAGGTGTACCATATATTGTTGTTTTCATGAACAAAGCTGATATGGTTGATGATGCTGAGTTGTTAGAATTAGTTGAAATGGAAATTAGAGAATTATTAAGTTCTTATGATTTCCCAGGAGATGATACTCCAATTATTTCAGGTTCTGCTTTACAAGCTCTTGAAGAAGCAAAAGCTGGACAAGATGGTGAATGGTCTAAAAAAATCTTAGATCTTATGGCAGCAGTTGATGAGTATATTCCAACTCCGGCTCGTGATACAGATAAAGATTTCTTAATGCCTATCGAAGACGTATTCTCAATTTCAGGTCGTGGTACAGTTGTTACCGGTAGAATTGAAAAAGGTATTGTTAAAGTTGGTGATACTATTGAAATCGTTGGTATTAGAGAAACACAAAGCACTACAGTAACTGGTGTTGAAATGTTTAGAAAAGAAATGGATCAAGGTGAAGCAGGAGATAACGTTGGTGTTCTTCTTCGTGGAACTAAAAAAGAAGATGTTCTTCGTGGTATGGTTCTTGCTAAACCTAAATCAATCACTCCTCACACTGATTTTGAAGCAGAAGTTTATATTTTAAATAAAGATGAAGGTGGACGCCACACCCCATTCTTTAATAACTATAGACCACAATTTTATGTAAGAACAACTGATGTTACTGGTTCTATCCAACTTGCAGAAGGCGTTGAAATGGTTATGCCAGGAGATAATGTTAGAATTACCGTAAGTCTTATTGCACCAGTTGCACTTGAAGAAGGTACTCGTTTTGCTATCCGTGAAGGTGGCCGTACTGTTGGTTCAGGTGTTGTTTCTAAAATTATTAAATAA
- a CDS encoding pilus assembly FimT family protein, with translation MKQAFTLIELVFVCIILSLLFSMAYVYYKPDYLRLGAEQVLNDIKYTRHLALMQNDFRVKEFNIAKREWFKAKWQLYFIRSKSATNNEQTYTIFLDKNGDGNANIGKNMINKDREIAVDLINPDILMNSGQSGVINQNDFKANLKYNIEKTYGISKVLFEGACKGSTRLVFDDYGRLYTPLKNATRVYDKLVSFNNDCIIRLSNNQNEHICIVINSISGYAYIPKFSLNKSQNIILNNKNTYCHAL, from the coding sequence ATGAAACAAGCTTTTACTTTAATAGAACTAGTTTTTGTTTGTATAATATTATCCTTATTATTTTCTATGGCTTATGTTTATTATAAACCTGATTATTTGCGTTTGGGAGCTGAGCAAGTTTTAAATGATATTAAATACACAAGACATTTAGCTTTAATGCAAAATGATTTTAGAGTTAAAGAATTTAACATTGCTAAACGAGAGTGGTTTAAGGCTAAATGGCAGCTGTATTTTATACGCTCAAAATCTGCCACTAATAATGAACAAACCTATACCATTTTTTTAGATAAAAACGGTGATGGCAATGCAAATATAGGTAAAAATATGATCAATAAAGATAGAGAAATAGCTGTTGATCTTATCAATCCAGATATATTAATGAACTCAGGTCAAAGTGGAGTGATAAATCAAAATGATTTCAAAGCAAATTTAAAATATAATATAGAAAAAACTTATGGTATATCTAAAGTTTTATTTGAAGGTGCTTGTAAAGGAAGTACGCGTTTAGTTTTTGATGATTATGGTCGTTTATATACGCCTTTAAAAAATGCTACACGTGTTTATGATAAACTTGTTTCTTTTAATAATGATTGCATTATAAGATTATCTAATAACCAAAATGAGCATATATGTATTGTTATAAATTCCATTAGTGGCTATGCTTATATTCCTAAATTTTCTTTAAATAAATCACAAAATATTATACTTAATAATAAAAACACCTACTGTCATGCCTTGTAA
- the nusG gene encoding transcription termination/antitermination protein NusG — MNHKWYAIQTYAGSEMAVKRAIENLVRDHGIQEQLLEVIVPTEDVIEFKNGKEKISERSLYSGYVFANIDLSTELWHKIQSLPKVGRFIGESKKPTPLSEKDINLILEKVKNKAAPKPKISFDKEESVRITEGPFANFVGIVEEYDMVRGVLKLNVSIFGRSTPVEILYSQVEKIV; from the coding sequence ATGAATCATAAATGGTATGCAATTCAAACTTATGCAGGTAGTGAGATGGCTGTAAAAAGAGCCATAGAAAATTTAGTTAGAGATCATGGAATTCAAGAACAATTATTAGAAGTAATTGTTCCAACTGAAGATGTGATTGAATTTAAAAATGGTAAAGAAAAAATAAGCGAAAGAAGTTTATATTCGGGTTATGTATTTGCTAATATAGACTTATCAACAGAGCTTTGGCATAAAATTCAGTCTTTACCAAAGGTTGGTCGTTTTATAGGTGAAAGTAAAAAACCAACCCCATTAAGTGAAAAAGATATCAATCTTATTTTAGAAAAGGTGAAAAACAAAGCAGCACCTAAGCCTAAAATTTCATTTGATAAAGAAGAAAGTGTAAGAATAACTGAAGGTCCTTTTGCAAACTTTGTTGGTATTGTAGAGGAATATGATATGGTTAGAGGCGTTTTAAAGCTAAATGTTTCTATATTTGGTAGATCAACTCCAGTAGAAATCTTATACTCTCAAGTTGAAAAAATAGTTTGA
- the rpmG gene encoding 50S ribosomal protein L33, with product MRIKVGLKCEECGDINYSTFKNSKNTTEKLELKKYCPRLKKHTIHKEVKLKS from the coding sequence ATGAGAATTAAAGTTGGTTTAAAATGTGAAGAATGTGGCGATATTAATTATAGCACTTTTAAAAATAGTAAAAATACAACTGAAAAGTTAGAATTAAAAAAATATTGTCCAAGATTGAAAAAACATACAATTCATAAAGAAGTTAAATTAAAAAGTTAA
- the rplK gene encoding 50S ribosomal protein L11 has translation MAKKVVGEIKLQIAATKANPSPPVGPALGQQGVNIMEFCKAFNERTKDMAGFNIPVVITVYADKSFTFITKQPPATDLIKKAAGISKGADNPLKNKVGKLTKAQVLEIVDKKIADMNTKDREQAAKIIMGSARSMGVEIVD, from the coding sequence ATGGCTAAAAAAGTCGTAGGAGAAATTAAATTACAAATAGCTGCTACTAAGGCTAATCCATCGCCTCCAGTTGGTCCTGCTTTGGGTCAACAAGGTGTTAATATTATGGAATTTTGTAAGGCATTTAATGAAAGAACAAAGGATATGGCTGGTTTTAATATCCCCGTTGTTATTACTGTTTATGCAGATAAAAGCTTTACATTTATAACAAAACAACCACCAGCTACAGATTTAATTAAAAAAGCTGCAGGTATTTCTAAAGGTGCAGATAATCCTTTAAAAAATAAAGTAGGTAAATTAACTAAAGCACAGGTTTTAGAAATTGTGGATAAAAAGATCGCTGATATGAATACAAAAGATAGAGAGCAAGCTGCTAAGATTATTATGGGTTCTGCTCGTTCTATGGGTGTTGAAATCGTAGATTAA
- the rplJ gene encoding 50S ribosomal protein L10, which yields MTKSQKIELVSKLEEGFKASEAVVVCNYKGLNTKKLEELRNNAREMDVKVQIIKNTLASIALKNAGKDGMELKDTNIYLWGEDQLNVSKVADKFSEANQTFEIKTAFIDGEVASVDKVKALAKMPSRNELLAMLLQVWNAPITNFTIGLNALKEKKEAE from the coding sequence ATGACTAAAAGCCAAAAAATTGAACTTGTTTCTAAGCTTGAAGAGGGTTTTAAGGCTAGTGAAGCTGTTGTAGTTTGTAACTACAAAGGTTTAAATACTAAAAAACTTGAAGAGTTAAGAAATAATGCGAGAGAAATGGATGTTAAAGTTCAAATTATTAAAAATACTTTAGCAAGTATTGCTCTTAAAAATGCCGGCAAAGATGGAATGGAACTTAAAGATACAAATATTTATCTTTGGGGTGAAGACCAATTAAATGTTTCAAAAGTTGCTGATAAATTTAGCGAAGCTAATCAAACATTTGAAATCAAAACCGCATTTATTGATGGTGAAGTTGCTTCAGTAGATAAAGTTAAAGCTTTAGCTAAAATGCCTTCTCGCAATGAATTACTTGCTATGCTTTTGCAAGTTTGGAATGCACCAATCACCAATTTTACAATTGGATTGAATGCATTAAAAGAAAAAAAAGAAGCTGAATAA
- a CDS encoding phosphoribosyltransferase — MYYYAYEEFQKEIIPFTRKIKEEFNPDVLLAIARGGMTLGHFLAEGMGNRNLFSLNSIHYEDTQKLDTIKIFNIPDLSSYKKILLVDDIIDSGETMIEIKRVLMKKYPHLELKVASVFYKPSALLIPEFYIKEAKEWIDFFWSIKI, encoded by the coding sequence ATGTATTATTATGCTTATGAAGAATTTCAAAAAGAAATTATTCCTTTTACACGCAAAATTAAGGAAGAATTTAATCCTGATGTATTACTTGCCATTGCAAGAGGTGGTATGACTTTGGGTCATTTTTTAGCAGAAGGTATGGGAAATAGAAATTTATTTTCTTTAAATTCTATTCACTATGAAGACACTCAAAAGTTAGATACGATTAAAATTTTTAATATTCCTGATCTTAGTTCATATAAAAAAATTCTTTTAGTAGATGATATTATAGATAGTGGCGAAACTATGATAGAAATCAAAAGAGTTTTAATGAAAAAATATCCTCATTTAGAACTTAAAGTAGCAAGTGTTTTTTATAAACCTTCAGCATTATTAATCCCTGAGTTTTATATAAAAGAGGCTAAAGAGTGGATTGACTTTTTTTGGAGTATTAAAATTTAG
- the rplL gene encoding 50S ribosomal protein L7/L12, with translation MAITKEDVLEFISNLSVLELSELVKEFEEKFGVSAAPVMVAGAAVAGAAGGAAEEKTEFDIVLQDGGDKKINVIKVVRALTGLGLKEAKDAVEQTPSVLKEGVSKAEAEEAKKQLEEAGAKVELK, from the coding sequence ATGGCAATTACTAAAGAAGATGTATTAGAATTTATTTCTAACCTAAGTGTTCTTGAACTTTCAGAATTAGTAAAAGAATTTGAAGAAAAATTTGGTGTTTCTGCTGCTCCAGTTATGGTTGCAGGTGCTGCTGTTGCAGGTGCTGCTGGCGGTGCTGCTGAAGAAAAAACTGAATTTGACATCGTATTACAAGATGGTGGCGATAAAAAAATCAATGTAATTAAAGTTGTTCGTGCTTTAACTGGTCTTGGACTAAAAGAAGCAAAAGATGCTGTTGAACAAACTCCATCAGTTCTTAAAGAAGGTGTTAGTAAAGCTGAAGCTGAAGAAGCTAAAAAACAACTTGAAGAAGCTGGCGCTAAGGTTGAGCTTAAATAA
- a CDS encoding YaaA family protein yields the protein MKILFSPSEGKSKINTHTCLDEKSFIFSRLYDKRLGVITQYKNFIKECDKNVLEKFFGIKDKDELYDLSQNILKKDTTKAIQRYNGVAFEYLNYESLDEISKKYIDENVLIFSNLFGPILAKDLIPYYKLKQGEKIKDFNIEKFYKENFSSELDNFLENELIIDLRAKFYEKFYTLKQPFTTLTFLKNSKTLSHFAKAYRGKILRILASKNIHSKEALLENLPNDLKIKEIKIQGLKEEIILDIVS from the coding sequence ATGAAAATTTTATTTTCACCTAGCGAAGGAAAAAGTAAGATAAATACGCATACTTGTTTAGATGAAAAATCATTCATATTTAGCAGGTTATACGATAAAAGACTTGGAGTAATTACTCAATACAAAAATTTTATTAAAGAATGTGATAAAAATGTTCTTGAAAAATTTTTTGGTATCAAAGATAAAGATGAATTATATGATCTTAGCCAAAATATATTAAAAAAAGATACAACTAAAGCGATTCAAAGATACAATGGTGTTGCTTTTGAATATTTAAATTATGAGAGCTTGGATGAAATTTCTAAAAAATATATAGATGAAAATGTATTAATATTTTCAAATCTTTTTGGTCCTATTTTAGCAAAAGATTTAATACCTTATTATAAATTAAAACAAGGAGAGAAAATCAAAGATTTTAATATAGAAAAATTTTATAAAGAAAATTTTTCCAGTGAGCTTGATAATTTTTTAGAAAATGAATTAATAATCGATCTTAGAGCCAAATTTTATGAAAAATTTTACACCCTTAAACAACCTTTTACCACCCTCACTTTTTTAAAAAATTCCAAAACTTTAAGTCATTTTGCAAAGGCTTATAGGGGTAAAATATTAAGAATACTAGCAAGTAAAAATATACATAGCAAAGAAGCTTTACTAGAAAACCTACCTAATGATTTAAAAATAAAAGAAATTAAAATACAAGGATTAAAAGAAGAAATAATTTTAGATATAGTAAGCTAA
- a CDS encoding molybdopterin guanine dinucleotide-containing S/N-oxide reductase translates to MSLTRRKFLKGLAATSAIASVNPLIAASEGTKFYDTKKIPHATHFGAFWAEVNSEGKLVKVTPQQSDKHPSIITDAIIDRTYSDTRVKYPCVRKSFLEGKKRPKLRGKEPFVRVSWEKALELVLQKLKETPIENLFNASYGAWGHVGLLHNCNSVAGRFFNTALGGHIGTDGEYSNGAAGKVNASIVGDLEVYSLQTSHEVILENTQVYVLWGADLYKCNQIDFKVANRGNDEYYKKYSKSNIKFISIDPQYTQTAEILNAQWIKIRPNTDVALMLGMMNYLYKSGKYDKKFIEKYTDGFDKFLPYLLGKTDGIDKTPAWAANITGVEEKVITALADTFVKNRTFLAGNWAMQRAHHGEQADWTLMVLASMIGQVGLPGGGFGFSMHYSGGGQAFSGVRLPVGLPQGKNNLDTNIPASRISEAILNPGKTVKFKGKEITYPKIKLMYVVGASVLGHHPDTNELIKALRTLDTLIVHEPWWTPMAKMADIVLPSTTTLERDDISFGGSYSQDYVYAMKKVIEPYFESRNDYDIFEELAKRIGEREHKKFTGNKTKQQWLEGFYGRSDCPYYMEFADFWKQGFIHFEAPKEAYNFVRHSEFRADPVANKLATESGKIQIYSPKFEKYNLEDFKAHPTWFEPAEWLGNEKLVKKYPFHLLSPHPRYRVHSQLDNTWVRDLYKIQGREPVVINTNDAKKLGITHGEVVEVYNDRGSLLAGAFVTDNIMEGVISIQEGAWYDPEDVSDSKPRCNAGHVNVLTSSRPTSTMAQATSVNTCLVGIKKLKEVIKPYNSTTPPEIIGA, encoded by the coding sequence ATGAGTTTAACAAGAAGAAAATTTCTAAAAGGACTTGCTGCTACTTCAGCGATTGCTTCGGTTAATCCTTTAATAGCTGCAAGTGAGGGAACTAAATTTTATGATACTAAAAAAATTCCTCATGCTACTCACTTTGGTGCTTTTTGGGCTGAAGTAAATTCAGAAGGAAAACTTGTAAAAGTTACACCACAACAATCTGACAAACATCCTTCTATTATCACTGATGCTATCATTGATAGAACTTATTCAGATACCAGGGTAAAATATCCTTGTGTTAGAAAAAGTTTTTTAGAAGGTAAAAAAAGACCCAAATTAAGAGGTAAAGAACCTTTTGTAAGAGTGAGCTGGGAAAAAGCTTTAGAGCTTGTATTGCAAAAATTAAAAGAAACTCCTATTGAAAATTTATTTAATGCAAGTTATGGCGCTTGGGGGCATGTAGGTTTATTGCACAATTGTAACTCGGTAGCAGGAAGATTTTTCAATACCGCTTTAGGTGGCCACATCGGCACTGATGGGGAGTATAGCAATGGAGCTGCTGGTAAGGTTAATGCTAGTATAGTAGGGGATTTAGAAGTTTATTCTTTACAAACTTCTCATGAGGTGATTTTAGAAAATACCCAAGTTTATGTTTTATGGGGAGCTGATCTTTATAAATGTAACCAAATTGACTTTAAAGTTGCAAATCGTGGTAATGATGAGTATTATAAAAAATACAGCAAATCAAATATCAAATTTATTAGCATTGATCCTCAATACACTCAAACAGCAGAAATTTTAAATGCCCAGTGGATTAAAATTCGCCCAAATACCGATGTAGCTTTAATGCTTGGTATGATGAATTATTTATATAAAAGTGGAAAATACGATAAAAAATTCATTGAAAAATACACTGATGGTTTTGACAAATTCTTACCTTATTTACTTGGAAAAACTGATGGTATTGATAAAACTCCAGCTTGGGCTGCAAATATTACCGGTGTTGAAGAAAAAGTTATTACCGCATTAGCGGATACTTTTGTAAAAAATAGAACTTTCTTGGCAGGTAACTGGGCTATGCAAAGAGCGCACCATGGCGAACAAGCTGATTGGACTTTAATGGTTTTAGCTTCTATGATAGGTCAAGTAGGTTTGCCTGGTGGCGGATTTGGTTTTTCAATGCATTATTCAGGCGGAGGACAAGCATTTTCAGGTGTAAGATTACCAGTAGGTTTACCACAAGGTAAAAATAATCTTGATACTAATATCCCTGCAAGTAGAATTTCAGAAGCAATATTAAATCCAGGTAAAACAGTTAAATTTAAAGGTAAGGAAATTACTTATCCAAAAATCAAACTTATGTATGTAGTAGGTGCTTCTGTATTGGGTCACCATCCAGATACTAATGAGCTTATCAAAGCATTAAGAACTCTTGATACATTAATCGTGCATGAGCCTTGGTGGACACCTATGGCAAAAATGGCTGATATTGTATTGCCTTCAACTACAACTTTAGAAAGAGATGATATTAGTTTTGGTGGTTCTTATTCGCAAGATTATGTTTATGCTATGAAAAAAGTAATTGAGCCTTATTTTGAAAGTAGAAATGATTATGATATTTTTGAAGAATTGGCAAAAAGAATAGGTGAAAGAGAGCATAAAAAATTCACCGGAAATAAAACAAAGCAACAATGGCTTGAAGGTTTTTACGGCAGAAGTGATTGTCCTTATTATATGGAATTTGCTGATTTTTGGAAACAAGGATTTATTCATTTTGAAGCTCCAAAAGAAGCTTATAACTTTGTAAGACACTCTGAATTTAGAGCCGATCCTGTAGCAAATAAACTTGCAACAGAAAGTGGAAAAATTCAAATTTATTCACCAAAATTTGAAAAATACAATTTAGAAGATTTTAAAGCACATCCAACTTGGTTTGAACCAGCTGAGTGGTTAGGTAATGAAAAATTAGTTAAAAAATATCCTTTCCATTTGTTAAGCCCGCATCCAAGATATAGAGTACATTCTCAGCTTGATAATACTTGGGTAAGAGATTTGTATAAAATTCAAGGTAGAGAGCCTGTGGTGATTAATACAAATGATGCTAAAAAACTTGGTATTACACACGGAGAAGTTGTAGAAGTATATAATGATCGTGGATCACTTTTAGCAGGGGCTTTTGTAACAGATAATATTATGGAAGGGGTTATTAGTATCCAAGAGGGTGCTTGGTATGACCCTGAAGATGTAAGCGATAGCAAGCCAAGATGTAATGCAGGTCATGTAAATGTTTTAACAAGTTCAAGACCAACTTCAACTATGGCTCAAGCAACTAGTGTTAATACTTGTCTAGTGGGCATTAAAAAGCTAAAAGAGGTTATAAAACCTTATAACTCAACTACACCACCAGAAATTATAGGAGCTTAA